From the Ancylothrix sp. D3o genome, one window contains:
- the chlP gene encoding geranylgeranyl reductase: MVLRVAVVGSGPAGSSAAETLAKAGIETYLIERKLDNAKPCGGAIPLCMVSEFDLPPEIIDRRVRQMKMISPSNVEVDIKLEKQEEYIGMCRREVLDGFLRNRAAKCGAKLINGTVHKLEIPSNNTNPYTLHYADHSNGSLEGVAKTLQVDMVIGADGANSRVAKAIDAGDYNYAIAFQERIRLPEDKMAFYENLAEMYVGNDVSPDFYAWVFPKYDHVAVGTGTMKVNKAIIKDLQAGIRARAAKKLAGGKIIKVEAHPIPEHPRPRRVVGRVALVGDAAGYVTKSSGEGIYFAAKSGRMCAETIVEISNNGARIPSEDELKLYLKRWDKKYGLTYKVLDILQNVFYRSDATREAFVEMCADLDVQRLTFDSYLYKTVVPANPLVQLKITAKTIGSLLRGNALAP; the protein is encoded by the coding sequence TTGGTGTTACGGGTTGCTGTTGTTGGCTCAGGGCCAGCTGGTTCGTCTGCCGCTGAAACTCTGGCAAAAGCTGGAATCGAAACTTATCTGATTGAGCGCAAGCTGGACAACGCCAAACCCTGTGGCGGTGCTATCCCTCTGTGCATGGTAAGTGAATTTGACCTTCCTCCAGAAATTATCGACCGGCGTGTGAGACAAATGAAGATGATCTCGCCGTCTAATGTCGAGGTTGATATCAAATTAGAAAAACAAGAAGAATATATCGGAATGTGCCGGCGGGAAGTCTTAGATGGTTTCCTCCGCAATCGTGCCGCCAAATGTGGGGCAAAATTAATAAATGGGACTGTTCATAAACTAGAGATTCCCTCAAATAACACCAACCCCTATACTCTGCACTATGCAGATCACTCCAATGGCAGTTTGGAAGGTGTAGCAAAAACTCTGCAAGTTGATATGGTGATCGGCGCGGATGGTGCTAACTCCCGCGTTGCTAAGGCCATTGATGCGGGGGATTATAATTATGCGATTGCTTTCCAAGAACGCATTCGCTTGCCAGAAGATAAAATGGCGTTTTATGAAAATTTGGCTGAAATGTATGTCGGTAATGACGTTTCACCAGATTTTTATGCCTGGGTTTTCCCTAAATATGACCACGTTGCTGTCGGCACCGGCACAATGAAGGTTAATAAGGCGATTATTAAAGATTTGCAGGCTGGGATTCGTGCCCGCGCTGCGAAAAAATTGGCCGGTGGTAAAATTATCAAAGTTGAAGCTCACCCCATCCCAGAACATCCACGTCCGCGTCGCGTTGTCGGACGGGTGGCGCTGGTTGGTGATGCTGCTGGCTATGTTACCAAGTCTTCCGGTGAAGGTATTTATTTCGCCGCTAAGTCTGGCCGGATGTGCGCTGAAACAATTGTGGAAATTTCTAACAATGGGGCGCGTATTCCTAGTGAGGATGAACTCAAGCTTTATCTGAAGCGCTGGGATAAGAAATACGGTCTCACTTATAAGGTGTTAGATATTCTGCAAAACGTCTTCTACCGCTCGGATGCAACGCGGGAAGCTTTTGTGGAAATGTGTGCGGATTTGGATGTGCAGCGTCTCACGTTTGATAGCTATCTATACAAAACGGTGGTGCCGGCTAATCCTTTGGTGCAGTTGAAAATTACTGCTAAAACAATTGGTAGTTTGTTACGCGGTAATGCTCTTGCTCCCTAA
- a CDS encoding response regulator transcription factor yields the protein MPRILVIDDDPAISELVAVNLEMAGYEVTQAEDGIKGQAIALQTIPDLIMLDLMLPRVDGFTVCQRLRRDERTADIPIVMLTALGQTQDKVEGFNAGADDYLTKPFEVEEMLARVRALLRRTDRIPQAAKHAEILNFGPLTLVPERFEAIWFDQTVKLTHLEFELLHCLLQRHGQTVSPSEILKEVWGYDPDDDIETIRVHVRHLRTKLEPDPRHPRYIKTVYGAGYCLELPGTNPPTETAAVGTPELNLAKES from the coding sequence ATGCCCCGGATACTTGTTATTGACGATGACCCCGCAATATCAGAACTCGTTGCCGTTAACCTAGAAATGGCAGGTTACGAAGTCACCCAAGCAGAGGACGGCATCAAAGGCCAAGCGATTGCCTTACAAACAATCCCAGACTTGATCATGCTTGACTTGATGTTACCAAGAGTCGATGGCTTCACTGTTTGCCAGCGCCTCCGCCGCGATGAACGCACCGCAGACATTCCCATCGTCATGTTAACGGCACTTGGGCAAACCCAAGATAAAGTGGAAGGATTCAATGCCGGTGCAGACGACTACCTCACCAAACCCTTTGAAGTTGAAGAAATGCTGGCGCGAGTGCGAGCATTATTGAGACGAACAGATCGCATTCCCCAAGCAGCCAAACACGCAGAAATCCTGAATTTTGGCCCCTTAACTTTAGTACCAGAACGCTTTGAGGCAATTTGGTTTGACCAAACTGTAAAATTAACTCATTTAGAATTTGAACTGTTGCACTGTTTGTTGCAACGTCACGGTCAAACAGTTTCCCCCAGCGAAATATTAAAAGAAGTATGGGGTTATGATCCTGATGATGACATTGAAACTATTCGAGTTCACGTCCGACACCTGAGAACCAAACTAGAACCAGATCCTCGCCATCCAAGATATATTAAAACCGTTTATGGGGCCGGTTATTGTCTCGAACTACCCGGAACTAACCCTCCCACAGAAACAGCCGCTGTCGGAACACCAGAATTAAATCTTGCCAAAGAATCTTAA